The proteins below are encoded in one region of Oncorhynchus tshawytscha isolate Ot180627B unplaced genomic scaffold, Otsh_v2.0 Un_scaffold_1341_pilon_pilon, whole genome shotgun sequence:
- the narfl gene encoding cytosolic Fe-S cluster assembly factor narfl isoform X1, producing MVSQFSGVLQLTDLDDFITPSQECVKPVKVEKKQGRSVAKIQIEDDGSYFQVKQDGGKQKLEKAKITLNDCLACSGCITSAESVLITQQSHEEIYRVLHNNKQAGVAEQKVVVVSVSPQSRASLAARYGLSSSEAGRRLTAFFKGLGVHHVFDTSFSRTFSLLESQREFVERFHRKEQDKQALPMLASACPGWICYAEKTHGEFILPYVSSTRSPQQMMGSLVKGFFAGQQGLNPQQIYHVTVMPCYDKKLEASRPDFYLEEADTREVDCVITSGEVLKMLEEEKVLLSDVEPAPLDTMFSSVCGDELLGHAGSGSGGYLHHVFTHAARQLFGEEVKELTYKTLKNKDFQEVTLERDGVVVLRFAATYGFRNIQNLVQKLKRGKSPYHFVEVMACPSGCLNGGGQVKPLPEQNNKELLQQVEDLYKEERPLVPEEDQHVAELYQSWLQSVGEERARELLHTQYHAVDKATNGLLVKW from the exons ATGGTGTCCCAATTTAGCGGTGTTTTGCAGTTGACAGATCTAGATGATTTTATCACTCCTTCCCAG GAATGTGTGAAACCAGTCAAGGTGGAGAAGAAGCAAGGCAGATCTGTGGCTAAAATTCAAATAGAAGATGATGGGAGCTATTTCCAGGTTAAACAG GATGGTGGAAAGCAGAAGCTGGAGAAAGCTAAGATCACTCTGAATGACTGCCTGGCCTGCAGTGGCTGCATCACCTCAGCTGAGAGTGTCCTTATCACACAGCAGAGTCATGAAGAGATTTACAGGGTGCTACACAACAacaag CAGGCAGGTGTAGCAGAGcagaaggtggtggtggtgtctgtgTCCCCACAGTCCAGAGCCTCCCTGGCAGCACGCTACGGCCTGAGCAGCAGTGAGGCAGGCAGGAGGCTCACCGCCTTCTTCAAGGGTCTGG GGGTTCACCACGTGTTTGACACCAGCTTCAGCAGGACCTTCAGCCTGttggagagtcagagagagtttgTGGAGCGGTTCCATCGGAAGGAGCAAGACAAGCAGGCCCTGCCCATGCTGGCCTCTGCCTGCCCAG GTTGGATCTGCTATGCAGAGAAAACCCATGGAGAGTTCATCCTGCCCTACGTCAGCTCCACCCGCTCCCCACAGCAGATGATGGGCTCTCTGGTGAAGGGCTTCTTCGCTGGCCAGCAG GGCCTGAACCCACAGCAGATCTACCATGTGACTGTGATGCCCTGCTATGATAAGAAACTGGAGGCCTCCAGGCCTGACTTCTACCTGGAGGAGGCTGACACCAGAGAGGTGGACTGTGTCATCACTTCAG GAGAAGTtctgaagatgctagaggaagaGAAAGTGTTGCTCAGCGATGTGGAGCCAGCCCCATTAGATACAAT gttcagcagtgtgtgtggtgatgAGTTGCTGGGCCATGCAGGGAGCGGTTCAGGAGGATACCTCCATCACGTGTTCACACACGCTGCCAGACAGCTGTTtggagaggaggtgaaggagcTCACCTACAAGACACTCAA GAACAAGGACTTCCAGGAGGTGACCCTGGAAAGGGACGGTGTGGTCGTGCTGCGTTTCGCCGCAACCTACGGTTTCCGCAACATCCAGAACCTGGTGCAGAAACTCAAGAGGGGAAAGTCACCCTACCACTTCGTAGAGGTCATGGCCTGTCCGTCAG gttgTCTGAATGGAGGAGGCCAGGTGAAGCCCTTACCAGAGCAGAACAACAAGGAGTTGCTGCAGCAGGTGGAGGATCTGTACAAGGAGGAGCGCCCTCTAGTGCCAGAGGAGGACCAGCACGTGGCAGAGCTTTACCAGTCCTGGCTACAgagtgtaggagaggagagagccagggagcTGCTGCACACACAGTACCATGCAGTGGACAAGGCCACCAACGGACTCCTTGTCAAAtggtga
- the narfl gene encoding cytosolic Fe-S cluster assembly factor narfl isoform X2: MVSQFSGVLQLTDLDDFITPSQECVKPVKVEKKQGRSVAKIQIEDDGSYFQVKQDGGKQKLEKAKITLNDCLACSGCITSAESVLITQQSHEEIYRVLHNNKAGVAEQKVVVVSVSPQSRASLAARYGLSSSEAGRRLTAFFKGLGVHHVFDTSFSRTFSLLESQREFVERFHRKEQDKQALPMLASACPGWICYAEKTHGEFILPYVSSTRSPQQMMGSLVKGFFAGQQGLNPQQIYHVTVMPCYDKKLEASRPDFYLEEADTREVDCVITSGEVLKMLEEEKVLLSDVEPAPLDTMFSSVCGDELLGHAGSGSGGYLHHVFTHAARQLFGEEVKELTYKTLKNKDFQEVTLERDGVVVLRFAATYGFRNIQNLVQKLKRGKSPYHFVEVMACPSGCLNGGGQVKPLPEQNNKELLQQVEDLYKEERPLVPEEDQHVAELYQSWLQSVGEERARELLHTQYHAVDKATNGLLVKW; encoded by the exons ATGGTGTCCCAATTTAGCGGTGTTTTGCAGTTGACAGATCTAGATGATTTTATCACTCCTTCCCAG GAATGTGTGAAACCAGTCAAGGTGGAGAAGAAGCAAGGCAGATCTGTGGCTAAAATTCAAATAGAAGATGATGGGAGCTATTTCCAGGTTAAACAG GATGGTGGAAAGCAGAAGCTGGAGAAAGCTAAGATCACTCTGAATGACTGCCTGGCCTGCAGTGGCTGCATCACCTCAGCTGAGAGTGTCCTTATCACACAGCAGAGTCATGAAGAGATTTACAGGGTGCTACACAACAacaag GCAGGTGTAGCAGAGcagaaggtggtggtggtgtctgtgTCCCCACAGTCCAGAGCCTCCCTGGCAGCACGCTACGGCCTGAGCAGCAGTGAGGCAGGCAGGAGGCTCACCGCCTTCTTCAAGGGTCTGG GGGTTCACCACGTGTTTGACACCAGCTTCAGCAGGACCTTCAGCCTGttggagagtcagagagagtttgTGGAGCGGTTCCATCGGAAGGAGCAAGACAAGCAGGCCCTGCCCATGCTGGCCTCTGCCTGCCCAG GTTGGATCTGCTATGCAGAGAAAACCCATGGAGAGTTCATCCTGCCCTACGTCAGCTCCACCCGCTCCCCACAGCAGATGATGGGCTCTCTGGTGAAGGGCTTCTTCGCTGGCCAGCAG GGCCTGAACCCACAGCAGATCTACCATGTGACTGTGATGCCCTGCTATGATAAGAAACTGGAGGCCTCCAGGCCTGACTTCTACCTGGAGGAGGCTGACACCAGAGAGGTGGACTGTGTCATCACTTCAG GAGAAGTtctgaagatgctagaggaagaGAAAGTGTTGCTCAGCGATGTGGAGCCAGCCCCATTAGATACAAT gttcagcagtgtgtgtggtgatgAGTTGCTGGGCCATGCAGGGAGCGGTTCAGGAGGATACCTCCATCACGTGTTCACACACGCTGCCAGACAGCTGTTtggagaggaggtgaaggagcTCACCTACAAGACACTCAA GAACAAGGACTTCCAGGAGGTGACCCTGGAAAGGGACGGTGTGGTCGTGCTGCGTTTCGCCGCAACCTACGGTTTCCGCAACATCCAGAACCTGGTGCAGAAACTCAAGAGGGGAAAGTCACCCTACCACTTCGTAGAGGTCATGGCCTGTCCGTCAG gttgTCTGAATGGAGGAGGCCAGGTGAAGCCCTTACCAGAGCAGAACAACAAGGAGTTGCTGCAGCAGGTGGAGGATCTGTACAAGGAGGAGCGCCCTCTAGTGCCAGAGGAGGACCAGCACGTGGCAGAGCTTTACCAGTCCTGGCTACAgagtgtaggagaggagagagccagggagcTGCTGCACACACAGTACCATGCAGTGGACAAGGCCACCAACGGACTCCTTGTCAAAtggtga